A window of Pomacea canaliculata isolate SZHN2017 linkage group LG3, ASM307304v1, whole genome shotgun sequence contains these coding sequences:
- the LOC112558591 gene encoding prolow-density lipoprotein receptor-related protein 1-like codes for MCDNRQQCYAKTQLCDNKNDCADKSDEAECTCTSGFCSNGGQCSVKAGVGPTCNCINNYSGFYCTEALPLGQQGTSSTRKWAVPVGVILGLLVIGATVCAIVFLLRRNRRLGLRFPFALQRFPLALRRFPFTFRRQAGTDDGLSNPVFDYGTGEADFLSGELDPPTFQDFEEPTERITLGLSGSIDNPLYTEA; via the exons ATGTGTGACAACAGACAACAATGTTATGCCAAGACTCAGCTGTGTGATAACAAAAACGACTGTGCTGATAAAAGTGATGAAGCAGAATGCA cttGTACTTCTGGATTTTGTTCCAATGGTGGTCAGTGCTCAGTTAAAGCTGGTGTAGGACCAACATGCAA TTGCATCAACAACTACTCAGGCTTTTATTGCACTGAAGCACTTCCTTTGGGTCAACAAGGCACCAGTAGTACAA GAAAATGGGCAGTTCCTGTAGGTGTTATTTTGGGGCTTCTTGTCATTGGAGCTACAGTTTGTGCCATTGTATTTCTTCTCAGAAGAAACCGAAG ACTTGGACTTCGGTTTCCATTTGCACTCCAAAGGTTTCCATTAGCACTCCGAAGGTTTCCATTTACATTCCGGCGGCAGGCTGGGACAGATGATGGCCTTTCCAACCCAGTCTTTGACTATGGCACAGGGGAGGCTGAT TTTCTCAGTGGTGAACTAGACCCTCCTACTTTCCAAGACTTTGAGGAACCAACTGAG AGGATCACACTAGGCTTATCAGGATCAATTGATAATCCACTCTACACAGAAGCTTGA